From Camelina sativa cultivar DH55 chromosome 20, Cs, whole genome shotgun sequence, the proteins below share one genomic window:
- the LOC104771135 gene encoding uncharacterized protein LOC104771135, protein MRSLVYRKMWWVVHRRMNKRNLNRDCENKRICELGKDLEEILKGRLETIEEEPEAEEREWLGDSQTQKPILVKAKMRVEKGKAIVKAKVKSGKVFYMLCVIGLASKRGFNDLPPHLILRHDNYNQTDLISAMSDMRRQSYNGFVILLRFLNDTDYFRNTDITFLMPSDNDLSHADIHQENLESFILRHTIPAWLMINHMLHFPNRTLVPCSVSSDKMFTITKSGGSGIYVNNARIVTPNVCQNSRISCHGISDVITFNQDSFPTKMLSSDLRNISSRRH, encoded by the exons ATGAGGAGCTTGGTGTATAGGAAGATGTGGTGGGTTGTACATCGACGGATGAACAAGAGGAACTTAAATCGTGATTGTGAG AATAAGAGAATATGTGAGTTGGGGAAAGACTTGGAGGAGATACTCAAGGGAAGGCTCGAGACGATAGAGGAGGAACCCGAAGCAGAAGAGCGAGAGTGGTTAGGAGACTCACAGACACAGAAGCCAATATTGGTTAAGGCTAAGATGAGAGTGGAGAAAGGAAAGGCAATAGTAAAAGCAAAAGTGAAGAGTGGAAAGGTGTTTTACATGTTGTGTGTCATTGGCTTAGCCTCTAAACGGGGGTTTAATGATCTT CCACCACATCTCATATTGAGACATGACAACTACAACCAAACCGACCTCATCTCTGCCATGTCCGATATGAGAAGGCAATCTTACAACGGTTTTGTCATCCTTCTCCGTTTCCTCAACGATACAGATTACTTCAGGAACACAGATATCACTTTCTTGATGCCTAGCGACAACGATCTTTCTCATGCAGACATACATCAAGAGAATCTTGAGTCATTTATCCTAAGACATACGATCCCTGCGTGGCTTATGATCAACCACATGCTTCATTTCCCTAACAGAACTCTTGTTCCTTGTAGCGTGTCGTCTGATAAAATGTTCACCATCACAAAATCTGGAGGGTCCGGTATATATGTGAACAATGCGAGGATCGTTACTCCTAATGTTTGTCAGAATTCTCGTATATCTTGCCATGGAATCAGCGACGTTATTACATTCAACCAAGACTCTTTTCCGACGAAAATGTTGTCATCAGATCTTAGAAACATAAGTTCGCGGAGGCATTGA
- the LOC104771136 gene encoding uncharacterized protein LOC104771136 has product MPGNHSEISLNEQNRVDNDTNTTTTRKKKKKKDVTIVDDDDDDDGMNHQLVMMSSKSRNRFLSKFRKKPNSPKPSSSSSSSGSRKGGCFRVLRPRRRGEDDDDDDDEVSSIVSDPNDERFSHEMLRVMLETNDFCSDDCNPHRRFIL; this is encoded by the coding sequence ATGCCTGGGAATCACAGTGAGATTTCGTTGAATGAACAAAACAGAGTCGATAACGATACCAACACGACAacgacaaggaagaagaagaagaagaaagatgtaacaatcgttgatgatgatgatgatgatgatggaatgAATCATCAATTGGTAATGATGTCTTCGAAGAGTAGGAATCGATTTTTATCCAAGTTTCGTAAGAAACCCAATTCGCCgaaaccatcttcttcttcttcttcttctgggtcGCGTAAAGGTGGATGCTTTCGTGTGTTGAGACCTCGTAGgagaggagaagatgatgatgatgatgatgatgaggtttCGTCTATAGTTTCTGATCCTAATGATGAAAGGTTTAGTCATGAGATGTTGAGAGTTATGTTAGAGACTAATGATTTCTGCTCTGATGACTGCAATCCTCATCGGCGATTCATTTTGTAA